A portion of the Acidobacteriota bacterium genome contains these proteins:
- a CDS encoding type II toxin-antitoxin system HicA family toxin, whose amino-acid sequence MMAKFPVDAPKTKILRALRELGFEVVREGAHISMERENADGSKTPLTLPNHPKMKASTLRTICTQAGITRDDFLRAYANA is encoded by the coding sequence CTGATGGCGAAGTTTCCGGTCGATGCTCCGAAGACAAAAATTCTTCGAGCACTGAGAGAGCTCGGCTTCGAGGTCGTTCGCGAGGGTGCCCACATCTCCATGGAGCGTGAGAATGCCGACGGTAGCAAGACCCCGCTGACTCTTCCAAATCATCCGAAGATGAAGGCGTCAACGCTGCGGACAATCTGCACGCAGGCGGGCATCACGCGCGACGACTTTCTTCGTGCTTACGCGAACGCCTGA
- a CDS encoding type II toxin-antitoxin system HicB family antitoxin, with product MTQFKIIVEKHDDGYVAYPVGLKGVVVGQGDSYDEALSDVKSAIRFHVETFGKDVLDTGDSPVLEAFVAEAELAI from the coding sequence ATGACACAGTTCAAGATCATTGTCGAAAAGCATGATGACGGCTATGTCGCCTACCCTGTCGGACTCAAAGGCGTGGTTGTTGGCCAGGGGGATAGCTACGACGAAGCGCTCTCGGACGTGAAGTCAGCGATCCGATTCCACGTCGAGACGTTCGGCAAAGATGTCCTCGATACGGGTGACTCTCCGGTCCTCGAGGCGTTTGTCGCCGAAGCCGAACTCGCCATCTGA